The DNA segment ggaggcaaaaccatGGCTAATAATATGGATACTactcttgagaaaatttgatgtggaaatcaagGACAAAAGAGGAACAAAGAATCGAGTCGCTGACCACTTGAGCCATCTGGTTCACATTGATGAGGAGCTGAGATTGCGCGAAAAATTCCCTGATGAGCAACTGTTTTCAGCAAGCACAGAATTACCCTGGTATGCgaatattgtgaattatttagttactaatgggtttTCCTCTGAATTTTCTAAGGCACAAAGAGATAAGGTTCGAAGcgatgctaagtattttgtgtgagatgatccatacttgtggaaacactacGTTGATCAAGTCATACAACGATGTGTACCGgcgagcgaggtaatccctattctcACATTTTGTCACTCATATGCTTGTGGTGGTCACTTTGGAGCGAAAAGAACAGTGAGTAAGGTGTTGGACTgcggatttttctggccatccATATTTTGAGACGCTTACGTTTTttgtaagtcgtgcgctcaatgccagtagacaggtaatatatcccagTGCAAGGAGATGCCTCAGcaacctattttagtttgtgaaatctttgatgtttggggaatcgacttcatgggaccttttccTAGTTTGTatggatttatatatatattgcttgatgtggattatgtctcgaaatgggtggaagcaaaggccacccgtactgatgaTTTTCAAgtggttgcagagtttatcaagcacaatattttctctaggtttgggattccatgagccatcatcagtgatagagaaacgcacttctgcaaccgaatTGTGGCCAGTTTGCTGAAAAAGTATCATGTGATGCACAAGATCTCCACTGCCTAccatccacaatccaatggtCAAGCTGAGGTTTTGAACAGAGAGATCAAGTCTATCTTAGAGAAGACCGCGAATCCTACAAGAAAGGACTGGAGCTTGCGCTTGGATGATGCTTTGTGGGATTACAAAACCGCGTTCAAGATGCCAATTGGAATGTCCCCATATCGGCTGATATTTGGGAAACCATGCAATCTGCCcgtggaattggagcatagagccaattgggctatcaaaaactttaacatgcagatggatgagagtggcaAGCATCGGAAGGCGCAGTTGCAGGAATTAGAGGAGATACGCAATGATGCATATATTAGTTCAAAGATTTACAAGGAAAAGACAAAGGTGttccatgacaagatgatctcCATAAGGGAATTCGAATTCGGTCAGAAAGTCCTTctctatcactcacgacttcggctatttccaggtaagttgcgttcaTGTTGAAATGGACCGTTTGTTATCACTAATGTTTTTCCCCATGGTGCAGCCGAAATTCAGAGCTTGGACACATCAAAaatattcaaggtgaatggccacaGACTAaaacactactatgaaggagtccaagcgaATGTAGGAGAGGACGAGCATGATCTCACACTAGATGCTCCGCCAGATGTCGAATAAATTGCAGCATGCAGtagagctatagactgactttaaatttagcgctgactgggaggcaacccagtgttcttcattttctttcccttgtttttatttttttaattcttattatttccttgtttttatctttgtttttaggaaattagaaaaataaaaaaatattttgaaatttttttggctcgctcgatcggttaacttctactgatcgagcgagcatctATCTGAGCAGGCCGAAAGTATTGCATCTTTGTTTCGCTCGATCGGTCCATCTTTACCGATAAAGCGAATGTTTATTTGGTAAGGGCAGAAAGCTGGTAAGTTTTTCTTGCTCGATCGGTCaggttttaccgatcgagcgagtatATTGTTTTTGAAAGGCAGAAAGTTGGTAGTTTTgtttcgctcgatcggttaatctttaccgatcgagcgagacccttttCTTGCAATTAATATCGCGATTTCACTTCTCCCCTCTTCCATTCTCTTTTATCTTCTCTATCTAAATCCCTAACCCCCAAACCCTTCTTCTCAATCTCTCACACAATCCTCATCTTCCATCGCAGGGAATCAATCGGCGGCCACACCACTATGCTCCAGTCATCACTTCCGGTCGTCTTCTCCAGCCGCACAGCATCGTGCCCGCCACCTATGAATTTTCAGCACCTGTTCCGCCGCCTCTGATTCATCACTGCACATCCCTGCCTCACCTCCGTTTCTGTGGTAGCCCGTTTACCTGCTTGCTCCGACCGGTTGATCTTTGCCACCATCTATCACTTGCGCATCTCTACTCCACCACGCCATGTTTCTCCGATCATCTGCATCTCTGTTAACTGTACACCGCTCGCGCCGATTCTCCCGCCACCGCAAAAACCTCCATCTTGGCCCTGTTTTACCGGTCGTGCTTCTCGAATCCCTCGAAGTTCGAAGGATTTTTGGccgtttttaattttgattactCATGGGGCCTAAACGTGTTCGAGTCACTGGAGAATCCTCTTCTCAAGGAGCAGCAGTTGCTCCCCGAGCGTGGATTTGAATTAGATTTTGGTGATAGTGAGGTATTTCGTTTCATTCAAGAACGTGGTTGGGAAGTCTTTTGCAAGAAACCTCCTTCCGCTGTCGTACCAATTGTGCGTGAATTCTATGCAAACGCAATGGAGAGGACGTATAGTAAAGTGGTCGTTAGAGGGAAATTGATTTCATTTGAGCCCAATGAGTTGAATTCGTTTCTTGAGACACCGGATGTCAATTATTCACTATATCAAAGCCTAAAACTCGACCCGGAATTGGATGAGGTAATTGGCCAACTAGCCTATGCTTGAGCTTCGTGGCTAGACCCTGTTTCTTCACTGAATTTTAAGGAGCTCTATCTGCACTTGGTTCCGGCCACATGGTATATCTTCCTAACTTGGCGTCTGATGCCGATATTGCACCCCAGTGAAGTCAATCTTGAGCGAGCCCTACTTCTCTACGATCTTGATATGGGTTGGCCGATAAATGTGGGACGCGTGATTCACAGCGAGATCCGACGGTCGATTACTTCCGCCACTTTGGATCTTTACTTCCCGATGATTATCACAGCCTTGTGTATCCGCGCTGGGGTTCCCACTCGCTTGGATGAAGAATGGTTGCAACTCATGCGACCCGTGGATGCCGCTACAATTGAGGCCAAGAGAGTTTACCGAGTCAAGCACTTTGTGCAAGATGGTTGGTTTGTACTTCGTCCGGATCCCCAAAGGCCGCCTCAGCCTCCTCGTCGCTCCCAGGCCGATTCCATCCGCGAGCTGACCACCTATGCCCATCACCAAGAGGCATACAATACTGTGGCGGCTCATAACTCTCAAGATGTGGATGCTCTCCTTCGGAATATCACATTGCATCTAGGCCTTGGTCCGACCGTTGTCCCTGCTGCTCTACCATACCCATCGCCTTTTCCATTTCAGTATGCTGGTCCTGTTCCCCCTCCTGAGGCTGAAGTGGAGGATGACGACAACCAGTGAACCAGGAGAGTTTCGTTTTACATTTTGCATTGCATTGTTGTTtagttgtttgtttgtgttttgtcttttgtgttttgatgcattgagggcaatgcttcatttaagtgtgggggggtgCATTCATAACATTGCATTTGTTTTTGTTACGTAGTTGCATTTAGTTTGTGAATTATTGTGTCGTTGTTTTATGTTTGTTCGAATGAATGAGTTGAGGATGAATTTGTTAGCCTATGACGATGAAGtgaaaaaaaattggattttttgtgaaaatttatattcttgattatatatgagaaaccgtaggtagattgttgaatatttcaagcacgcatgtttaaccgatgaaatgtagtgatgtattagattTTGTGGATGTCTATTGGACCATTGCATGACattaggtgtttgtggaacttgatagttCTTAAATCTCGATGATCTCTTTGATATAGCATATACACTCTTGAGCGcacctttaaaaaaatttatgccaTGTTTATAAAAATGCAATTAACTtcatccgggttgcgagcgagatgtttgaaatcctattcatcttgtttgtggctaagtatgcggataaaatgaggttaagttttgaaaaaaatttaacataACAATTTCATCCGGCCTTGGAAGGTGAAtgaaattttattcactatttcatagcaaagtttgcggattccatgggaTTGTAGTACCATccaggctatagacgaggggattgaaattcgaatcctatcttagttatagctaagtttgcgggtaattattgggactttaaaCTTGTCGATgcgtaattatatctcaagagagttgtgttgtgttagtggattgttgggaggagagttcttgattgtgagacgTGCACTGAATTGtcttaggtcggcgaacagtcttgaaacttgtATTTTGAAGTTTCCTATAGCTGGGTAACATGTCACATACACACGTTCGCATTAAACTGAAGGTGTATCGTTGATAATCGAGAGTAGTTGTAATCTTGTTTTTGTGGGAtgacttctctgaggctattttatgaattattcgtccttgcttatgtgtttgttctgtttcattttgtttttgcatgacttgctcgagagAGAGCAAGGAGTAagtgtgggggaatttgatagttgtgtttgtgttgcatattttaatttcattcagttgttgttttgcattcatttatgtgttttaattacgtattgtaaggccctgaaattaattatttcatgattagcagagttgattgttatttatttttggaattaatggagattaattgagccgggattgaattgattgaatttggagtttcagggaccggatTGAAATTTAGCTTGTTGACTAGTCTTTGGGAGTGTAATTATCACCACTCTCCATCACCATCACTCATCTTCTTTCCCCCATCCTCCCACACGTCAACCGAGAGAGAGGAAGCCATGGACGATTCTCCAAGCTTTTCTTTCctctgattcgcacgatccgaccgttagattttcgtttcgagttgagattcacgatcaccgcaacgagggctttgtTTTGCcataagttttgctacgatccatgaactttgatttttgtcgggttgtcagaatttgataattttcgggtatgttgttcttgagctagcatagactgtgtattcgaagtcggtttggaaaaagaacgaagtttggattttatatgatttttagagCATAATTTCAAAATTGGGGTTTTTGTTATTGTTGGATTTTGGCTTGGATTGAATGATATGAGGGGTTGTGAATGGTTTTGAGTTGATGAATATTGAgttgagatttttggtttgaccgtttatagccgttatgtcgtcaaaatcgagttttggattatcggttgtattacttcggtttgattttcgggtttgtttgaattagtagattgatatcgaatccgtatgttcaacattttcagatttgggttgaagattcgggtttggaacgaacttgggagtttgaaccaattcgagagttgaagacggtatagtattgaacttcttgtattggtttgttttgatttgattcgatattgatttAGTTCGTTGTTacttttcagatttgaatcctcgacgaacttgaaaagtAAAATACgactttgaattgaatggggttgaatactcgagttcgattgattctcgagtcccacaaatcacatactgcatgttaatttgttggtgtgaacttgattgatttattttgtttacacttgcattcatattgagccgaatgttcgattcgttttgaaattagacgatttagggagctatattgaagtggccttggatttcaagtttttccaagtgctagaatacttcttatagttgctctgaagtctagggatttgagttgtgcgacatccaccctGAATGGGAGGGTAGGTAGGTTGTTTGTAatgacttgaccccgggatcccaaccgagtaccgattgatatttcgattatctgacttgataatcccgagttttgaagtcatgcatacatccaccctctttgatttattgatgattgatacatttcaatatgaggtgattaattgatattgtatgtctgtctcttttacttagaaattatatttctaaccgggttatccggctgttgtttttgtttgtatgtgtacttgacaacaggaggatcaggagccggaccgagtcgtctgggttactcggggtgagaatgatagaagtgagacaccgtgtgtcATAGGGTTGTGCCTTTTGgacttgtattattttgattagtcgaacGAATTATATCGTCGAACATGATATGTTGAATTTTGGGCAGAACATAGAATAttgtatgttctaaatattgatatgtatgtgttcttgagtttagatTTGATTGGAGTTGCTTTTGGAGTTGTTCCCAGGATTCTGCACTGTTTCTGTCCATTTGGCcagcgcgcgcgcgcgaggagccTGGAGGGGCTCTGTTTGTTTTTCCCGCGCGCGCACGAGCACATCACCTCGCGCGGGAGCGAGCCTTCTGCGAGGCCTCTGGCCTCTTTGCCTGCGCGCACACGAGACAATGGCTCGCGCGGGCTCGGggcttttataaaaaaaaaaatttaattcgtTTTCCTCGGCTCTTTGTGTTCTATTgtgattaattattcgagattagagattataaacggggtctcacattaagtggtatcagagcgataagattcttggaattgaactagagtgagcggggtagatcgagtccgcatgaattgaattctcgcatgtgattgatttatttaaatgataattttaaatacgtgcgagcatgctttattgatttttgaattaattaaattacatgatttgtgatttaatttataaagcatgaattacgtgatacATATCTGCCTTGTGTTATTATCTGTTCTcgtatatcattgagattcatgagtactcagagcagagttttggacaccgaggttatgaAATTGATATTGtgattgagatattgtgtcctaaccctttgatatcagatggcacctcgacgatctgtGCAAAGAAATCAACCACACTTGGTTCCTCCTTCTAGTGAGAATCCGCCACCGGTAGTGACTCTTTtgaatgatcagggtagtactggaGTAGATCATATGGATGCTACCGCGACCACTATGGAAactctattgaagagatttcgatcgttccgaccgcctaccttgacgGGTACCAAGAACTCCGTtgattgtgaaagttggctagaggaCAT comes from the Henckelia pumila isolate YLH828 chromosome 1, ASM3356847v2, whole genome shotgun sequence genome and includes:
- the LOC140874483 gene encoding uncharacterized protein; the protein is MAKKEAKPWLIIWILLLRKFDVEIKDKRGTKNRVADHLSHLVHIDEELRLREKFPDEQLFSASTELPCLLKKYHVMHKISTAYHPQSNGQAEVLNREIKSILEKTANPTRKDWSLRLDDALWDYKTAFKMPIGMSPYRLIFGKPCNLPMDESGKHRKAQLQELEEIRNDAYISSKIYKEKTKVFHDKMISIREFEFGQKVLLYHSRLRLFPAEIQSLDTSKIFKVNGHRLKHYYEGVQANVGEDEHDLTLDAPPDVE